In one Dreissena polymorpha isolate Duluth1 chromosome 7, UMN_Dpol_1.0, whole genome shotgun sequence genomic region, the following are encoded:
- the LOC127839491 gene encoding zinc finger MYM-type protein 2-like, producing MWQKGVLGSHSPTALVNTLWLNNCLHFGLRGTKEQYNLRWGDITLKAAVDGTEYLDYNERQTKTRTGENVADVRRVTPKMFSTGNNDLRNPVEIYKLYAQKRPTGFSGPEDPFFLAPNKVFRKDVSGNSGEGEVTWFIRQRVGMNKMGKMLKTMANDA from the exons ATGTGGCAGAAAGGTGTCCTTGGATCTCACAGCCCAACAGCGCTGGTGAACACTCTTTGGCTCAACAACTGTCTGCACTTTGGCCTAAGAGGCACTAAAGAGCAGTACAATCTGAG ATGGGGTGACATTACATTGAAAGCTGCTGTTGATGGAACAGAATATTTGGACTATAACGAACGGCAGACAAAAACCAGAACGGGTGAAAATGTGGCAGATGTGCGAAGAGTGACACCCAAGATGTTTTCAACTGGAAATAATGATTTGAGAAACCCTGTTGAAATTTATAAACTGTATGCACAGAAGCGGCCCACTGGTTTTTCGGGACCCGAAGACCCTTTCTTTTTGGCACCGAACAAAGTTTTTAGAAAAGATGTTTCCGGGAATAGTGGTGAGGGAGAGGTGACTTGGTTTATCAGACAAAGGGTTGGGAtgaacaaaatggggaaaatgttGAAAACAATGGCAAATGATGCTTGA